From Arcticibacter tournemirensis, one genomic window encodes:
- a CDS encoding N-acetylmuramoyl-L-alanine amidase family protein: MPLKRLVCGLTAMFLVFALVSFTNNSEIPPYRIKTIVIDAGHGGKDGATRGLIAREKDVALQVALRLGKAISENIPDIKVVYTRTEDVFIPLYERIGLANKLKADMFISIHCNSMPASMRNRTATRGVETFVSGFGRLGEQNTAILENASILLEKDYEENYEGYDPKDPESIIIFSLLKNAYRDQSIRLATMIQNEYVATGRIDRGVKEQSLAVLAKAGMPAVLTEIGFISNPEEEEYMTSENGQNEIVTCLLKAIQTYKKQVEIN; the protein is encoded by the coding sequence ATGCCATTGAAAAGATTAGTTTGTGGTTTGACAGCTATGTTTCTTGTTTTTGCCCTTGTTTCATTCACTAATAACTCTGAAATCCCCCCCTATCGTATAAAGACCATAGTTATTGATGCAGGACATGGCGGAAAAGATGGCGCTACACGCGGACTGATAGCCAGGGAAAAGGATGTTGCACTGCAGGTGGCCCTCCGTTTAGGCAAGGCAATCTCAGAAAATATTCCGGATATAAAAGTTGTATATACCAGAACAGAAGACGTTTTCATTCCTTTATATGAGCGCATCGGACTTGCCAATAAGCTAAAAGCAGACATGTTTATTTCTATTCATTGCAACTCTATGCCTGCTAGTATGAGGAACAGGACCGCCACACGCGGTGTAGAAACCTTTGTTTCGGGTTTTGGACGACTGGGGGAACAGAACACCGCGATCCTTGAAAATGCTTCCATTCTTTTGGAGAAAGATTATGAGGAAAATTATGAAGGGTACGATCCTAAAGACCCGGAAAGTATTATTATTTTCTCTTTACTTAAAAATGCGTACAGGGATCAAAGCATCAGGCTGGCTACTATGATTCAAAATGAGTATGTAGCAACCGGGCGGATAGACCGGGGAGTTAAAGAACAAAGTCTCGCTGTGCTTGCCAAGGCTGGGATGCCCGCTGTATTGACAGAAATTGGTTTCATTAGCAATCCCGAAGAAGAAGAATATATGACTTCGGAGAACGGACAAAATGAGATTGTTACCTGCCTTTTAAAGGCGATACAGACTTATAAAAAACAGGTGGAGATTAATTAA
- a CDS encoding carboxypeptidase-like regulatory domain-containing protein: protein MKKIARRLFLSCILPISTCSLFAQPGDEVIIIPDHAITKTAGNEVISFILKIKNQRKNAIDGTLNCLLPEKGLSLITRQGIRVTIPATDSIFVPVKIYAPSKIRAGKEYIVRFSLKEQSSGQILSEGHCSVMMNTKRSVSLYALSTAIQLENNSDSLIIPVRVVNNGNTAENVTVISSLPYTTGGDAFYATRQFNIAAFSDTLVYFRKRVTRRMLQAEGFDASIKGFYTNGELFGVSGIKIQSPRVVRRFNESEYQDSFNGNYLSLSAENTLNPYKSYVLGAYGSALTEGGKFMYSFNATTWRNSGNTPLLRNTWINYQTATVGLKAGNIDKSAEINLNGRGASFFISDSLHTNTIEAGYVEKNYNLIGISNKGRLAPGNAGWLSFSHNKDKFRLNSSLMYDNSPYTYSKSILSSNTAIYQVRGKFRMSASLHGAYSDYSLINERSKISAAGDILVNGRVKKFEFSSSNFLSLPSYPGMRKGTTSLSERVNWMSGSFSVWGNLNYNRFAPQYPSNNTFSPRYENLKTEMGISGPISQGVTLSFAPAYAQDKSNSYFVGNENTASSLKSWNLNTTLNCVISSNQYISLNSESGIYRSSYSPGMKYHLKTNVNYRYKELGIFSSFQKGAFYFGELVNAYSMNKNDYTMLSIGPSIQKDLFHEKCMVTASASYIRSNISGSSLAANSRVEYDVLKHTRLFAGLAYNRLSYNNDHYQTNNLQLGLVQKLPTPGIALKTNVLDVFLYKDVNQNNTYDAGDSIAVNQPLLINQIMFLTGKDGNIHYKNLPAETYTISTPYLKGWYAADSRIYLNKDTRTEIALQKTGALRGQITLSFSELSFEIPRSKAGVVITVTDKEGRSYNTKTNEDGEFSFYLPAGKFTASINPENLRAEIDCLNCQQYVDVSPEKSTTVSFVLKVRNRKLETKKFKSPGLK from the coding sequence ATGAAAAAGATTGCAAGGAGACTTTTTCTGAGTTGCATACTGCCGATAAGCACGTGCAGCCTCTTCGCACAGCCAGGCGACGAAGTTATTATTATTCCTGATCATGCGATAACAAAGACAGCCGGAAATGAAGTTATCTCCTTTATATTAAAAATAAAGAATCAGCGGAAAAATGCCATCGACGGTACCCTTAACTGCTTACTCCCCGAAAAAGGCTTATCATTAATAACCAGACAGGGCATACGGGTGACAATTCCAGCCACCGACAGCATATTTGTTCCCGTGAAAATATATGCCCCGTCGAAAATCAGAGCAGGAAAAGAATATATCGTCCGTTTTTCTCTGAAAGAACAAAGCAGCGGGCAAATTCTAAGCGAGGGACATTGCAGCGTCATGATGAACACCAAAAGGAGCGTTTCGCTCTATGCATTGAGTACAGCCATCCAACTCGAAAACAACTCTGATTCGCTGATCATACCGGTCAGGGTTGTCAATAACGGGAATACAGCCGAAAATGTAACCGTGATAAGCTCACTGCCTTACACCACAGGTGGAGACGCATTTTATGCTACACGGCAATTTAACATAGCAGCGTTTAGTGATACGTTAGTTTACTTCAGAAAAAGAGTGACTCGAAGGATGCTGCAGGCCGAAGGTTTCGACGCTTCTATTAAAGGGTTCTATACTAACGGTGAACTGTTCGGAGTATCAGGCATAAAGATACAGAGCCCGCGGGTAGTGAGACGATTTAATGAAAGTGAATATCAGGATTCGTTTAACGGGAACTATCTATCACTCAGTGCAGAAAACACATTAAACCCATATAAGTCGTATGTCCTTGGAGCATATGGGAGCGCTTTGACCGAAGGAGGAAAGTTTATGTATAGTTTTAATGCTACTACATGGCGAAATTCGGGCAATACTCCTTTACTTCGCAATACATGGATAAACTATCAGACGGCAACAGTAGGACTAAAAGCAGGTAATATAGACAAAAGCGCTGAAATAAATCTGAACGGCAGAGGAGCGTCTTTCTTTATTTCCGATTCGTTGCACACCAACACCATTGAAGCTGGCTATGTCGAGAAGAACTATAACCTTATAGGGATATCAAACAAGGGAAGACTTGCTCCGGGAAACGCAGGGTGGTTATCATTTAGTCATAATAAGGACAAGTTTCGTTTGAACAGCTCTCTTATGTACGATAACAGTCCGTATACTTATTCAAAGAGTATCCTTTCAAGTAATACGGCCATTTATCAGGTACGGGGCAAGTTTAGAATGTCGGCGTCCCTTCATGGCGCGTATTCCGATTATTCGCTGATAAACGAACGGAGTAAGATCAGTGCAGCGGGCGACATCTTAGTGAACGGCAGAGTCAAAAAGTTTGAGTTTAGCAGCAGTAACTTCTTAAGTCTTCCATCTTACCCCGGAATGCGCAAGGGCACCACATCCCTCTCCGAGCGCGTAAACTGGATGTCGGGAAGCTTTTCAGTGTGGGGAAACTTGAATTATAATCGATTTGCTCCGCAGTATCCCTCAAACAACACCTTTAGTCCCAGGTATGAAAACCTGAAAACGGAGATGGGGATTTCAGGTCCGATTTCGCAGGGCGTGACCTTGTCTTTCGCACCGGCTTATGCACAGGATAAAAGCAATTCGTACTTCGTCGGCAACGAAAATACAGCTTCATCGCTAAAATCGTGGAATCTTAACACCACCCTCAACTGTGTTATTTCATCGAATCAGTATATTTCTTTGAATTCCGAATCAGGGATCTATCGTTCATCGTACAGCCCCGGGATGAAATATCATCTTAAGACTAATGTAAATTACAGGTACAAAGAGCTCGGAATTTTTTCTTCATTCCAAAAGGGAGCCTTCTACTTTGGAGAGCTGGTTAACGCTTATTCTATGAATAAAAACGACTATACGATGCTTAGTATTGGTCCGTCAATCCAGAAGGACCTGTTTCATGAAAAGTGTATGGTGACAGCTTCTGCTTCCTACATAAGAAGTAACATTTCAGGAAGCAGTCTTGCAGCAAACAGCAGAGTAGAATATGACGTTTTGAAGCATACCCGTTTATTCGCAGGGCTGGCCTATAACAGGCTTTCATACAACAATGACCATTATCAAACGAATAACCTTCAATTAGGTCTGGTACAAAAGCTGCCAACTCCTGGTATCGCTTTAAAGACGAATGTGCTGGATGTCTTTCTATATAAGGACGTTAATCAGAATAATACGTATGACGCAGGGGATTCGATTGCAGTCAATCAGCCACTGCTCATCAATCAGATCATGTTTCTTACCGGAAAAGACGGGAATATTCACTATAAAAACCTTCCCGCAGAGACCTATACTATCTCGACCCCTTATTTAAAGGGCTGGTACGCAGCCGACAGCAGGATTTACTTAAACAAAGATACCAGAACAGAGATAGCACTTCAAAAGACAGGAGCGCTGAGAGGACAGATTACGCTTTCGTTTTCAGAACTCAGTTTTGAGATACCACGCAGTAAGGCCGGGGTGGTTATCACGGTAACAGACAAAGAGGGACGCTCATATAACACGAAAACGAATGAGGACGGCGAGTTTAGCTTTTATCTTCCTGCCGGCAAATTCACAGCCAGCATAAACCCTGAGAACTTAAGAGCGGAAATCGACTGCCTGAATTGCCAGCAGTATGTGGATGTATCCCCCGAAAAGAGTACAACAGTTTCGTTTGTCCTCAAGGTAAGGAACCGGAAACTGGAGACAAAGAAATTCAAGTCTCCTGGTTTGAAGTAG
- a CDS encoding queuosine precursor transporter: MTFKSAESRLLLILATFFVSNALLSEFIGVKIFTVEGSLGINKLDIDLFGVPGLSFNMSAGVLTWPLVFISTDIINEYFGLKQVRFLSLLTAILIAYAFLIIAFALQLVPADFWINQEIDGSTLNMNLAFAGIFGQGMWIIVGSIIAFLFGQLIDVLIFHRIKRITGEKSLWLRATGSTVVSQFVDSFVVIFIAFYLNPQYHWSWKMVAAIGLVNYSYKFVVALLMTPVLYIVHSVVDRVLGKEVSHKLRAEAISA, encoded by the coding sequence ATGACGTTCAAAAGTGCTGAAAGCCGGCTTTTACTCATCCTAGCAACATTCTTTGTAAGCAATGCTCTTCTTTCTGAATTTATTGGAGTGAAGATTTTTACAGTAGAAGGTTCACTGGGTATAAATAAGCTTGATATTGACTTATTTGGCGTTCCCGGATTGTCTTTTAACATGTCGGCGGGCGTACTCACCTGGCCGCTTGTTTTTATTTCTACGGATATCATTAATGAGTATTTTGGACTGAAGCAAGTACGTTTTCTCTCGTTGCTGACGGCGATATTGATTGCCTACGCATTCCTGATTATCGCGTTTGCTCTTCAACTTGTTCCCGCCGATTTTTGGATTAACCAGGAAATTGATGGGAGTACGTTAAATATGAACCTCGCTTTTGCAGGGATTTTTGGTCAGGGCATGTGGATCATTGTTGGCTCTATTATTGCTTTTTTGTTTGGACAGCTTATCGATGTTCTGATATTTCATCGCATAAAGCGGATAACGGGCGAGAAATCTTTATGGCTTCGGGCAACTGGTTCTACTGTTGTTTCGCAATTCGTAGATAGCTTTGTCGTGATATTTATTGCATTTTATCTGAACCCCCAGTATCATTGGAGCTGGAAGATGGTAGCCGCTATCGGCCTGGTAAATTACAGCTATAAATTTGTTGTCGCCCTGCTAATGACACCGGTATTATACATCGTTCATTCAGTAGTCGACAGAGTCCTTGGTAAAGAAGTCTCGCATAAATTGAGAGCTGAAGCAATTTCCGCTTAG
- a CDS encoding amidohydrolase, with amino-acid sequence MSILKVTTFQAYLFWENIEKNLNNLALRLSSIREKTDLIILPEMFNTGFTMNASSLAEEMGGKSMQWMRQQANRFECVVTGSLAIKEEGKYYNRLIWMRPDGTYEKYDKRHLFRPGKEDLVYTAGKEKLITELNGWKICPVICYDLRFPVWLRNEESGYDLMLIVANWPERRAQHWRTLIAARAIENQAFIIGVNRVGHDGNEIYHSGDSMCIDPNGKTVYYKPNDEDLYTFSISKEEVSKTRNALPFLKDADPFDLL; translated from the coding sequence ATGAGCATTTTAAAAGTTACTACTTTCCAGGCTTATTTGTTTTGGGAGAATATTGAAAAAAACCTTAATAATCTCGCCCTTCGGCTCTCTTCCATTCGCGAAAAAACGGATCTCATTATCTTGCCTGAGATGTTTAATACGGGGTTTACTATGAATGCCTCCTCTCTTGCAGAAGAAATGGGCGGTAAATCAATGCAGTGGATGAGACAACAGGCCAATCGCTTTGAATGTGTTGTTACTGGAAGTCTTGCAATAAAGGAAGAAGGGAAATATTATAACAGACTGATCTGGATGCGGCCCGACGGCACTTACGAAAAATACGATAAGCGGCACTTATTCAGGCCTGGAAAGGAGGATCTGGTATACACGGCAGGAAAAGAAAAACTAATTACAGAGCTTAACGGCTGGAAGATTTGTCCGGTAATTTGCTACGATCTTCGCTTTCCTGTATGGCTGAGGAATGAAGAGTCCGGTTATGACCTTATGCTGATCGTAGCTAACTGGCCTGAACGCAGGGCACAGCACTGGAGGACGCTAATAGCTGCACGAGCTATAGAAAACCAGGCTTTTATTATCGGAGTAAACAGAGTGGGCCACGATGGCAATGAGATATATCACTCTGGTGATTCGATGTGCATCGATCCGAATGGCAAGACTGTTTACTATAAACCCAATGATGAAGACCTCTACACGTTCTCCATATCAAAAGAAGAGGTGAGCAAAACAAGGAATGCGTTGCCTTTTCTTAAAGATGCCGATCCGTTCGATCTATTGTAG
- a CDS encoding polyphosphate kinase 2 family protein: MESFIKKFKIEEGKDFSLKKLDPSYTGEYRKDGSKELLASYKEQLSSLQDKFYAENSHSLLVLFQALDAAGKDSAIKHVMSGVNPQGCQVFSFKQPSSEDLEHDFLRRHYKALPEKGRIGIHNRSHYENVLVCKVHPELVLKENLPGHTSLNKINKSFWDSRYKSINHFEKHLNDNGTVVLKFFLHLSKEKQKERFLKRIDDKKKNWKFSAGDIAERAYWNDYMNAYEDAILNTSTENAPWFVIPADNKWFTRLAVISIITETLDSLSPQYPVLPDSASSHLQEYKSLLNAER; the protein is encoded by the coding sequence ATGGAATCTTTTATCAAGAAATTTAAAATTGAAGAGGGCAAGGACTTCTCACTTAAAAAACTCGATCCTTCATATACCGGCGAATACCGGAAGGACGGATCAAAAGAACTTCTTGCCTCTTATAAAGAGCAGCTTTCATCACTTCAGGACAAATTCTATGCAGAAAATTCCCATTCTCTGCTGGTGCTGTTTCAGGCTTTGGATGCGGCTGGTAAAGACAGTGCTATAAAACATGTGATGAGCGGCGTAAATCCGCAAGGCTGCCAGGTGTTTAGCTTTAAACAACCCAGTTCTGAAGATCTTGAACATGATTTCCTTCGGAGGCATTATAAAGCTTTACCCGAAAAGGGAAGGATTGGTATTCACAACCGTTCGCATTATGAAAATGTGCTTGTATGTAAAGTGCATCCGGAGCTTGTTTTAAAGGAGAATCTGCCTGGTCATACCAGCCTTAACAAAATAAATAAAAGCTTTTGGGATAGCCGATATAAAAGTATCAATCATTTCGAGAAGCATCTAAATGATAATGGAACCGTCGTTCTTAAGTTTTTTCTTCATCTGTCAAAGGAGAAGCAGAAAGAGCGTTTTCTTAAACGTATAGACGACAAAAAGAAAAACTGGAAGTTTTCGGCTGGTGATATAGCGGAGCGGGCTTACTGGAACGATTACATGAATGCTTATGAAGATGCTATTTTAAACACTTCCACCGAAAATGCACCATGGTTCGTCATTCCGGCAGATAATAAATGGTTTACGAGACTTGCAGTTATCAGTATAATTACCGAAACGCTTGATTCATTGTCACCTCAGTACCCGGTTTTGCCTGATTCGGCCTCCAGCCACCTTCAAGAGTATAAAAGCCTGTTAAATGCTGAGCGTTAA
- a CDS encoding transglycosylase domain-containing protein — MFKEIKNRPLRYTAIFLYFVIIFFCALELNFLGLFGYSPTIRDIKAPNMRIASELYTADGKLIGRYYKENRTPVEFNQITKSTVNALVATEDARFFSHSGIDIRSLLSSALSTVSGDKRGASTITQQLAKNLYRTRNNKQQGLIKYIPGVRTIVYKLKEWLTALKLEGQYSKEDILLMYLNTVPFGNNTFGIKTAAKKYFNKETDKLEVEQSALLVGMLKATTTYDPQNNPERALERRNVVLSQMEKYKYISPEEYNKYSRRPIEIHIGDVTEEDRGDSYLRSAVARYLDKWCDENGYDLYESGLKIYTTIDSKLQKYAEEAVADHMKILQKRLNNAWGNENPWRNSDGKEIEDFPQKAAQRLPVYNLLKKKYNNNQDSIDYYLNKPKKMKIFSWNGDKTVEYSTIDSIKYYAKILNTGMMTLDPFNGHIKVWIGGIDFNHFKYDHVNQAKRQAGSTFKPFAYLAALESGMSPCDKFIDKPVKIPYVEDDSTKYWEPKNSDYSFSGREMSLRWAMGKSVNSITAQITEKVGWDNVVKYAHECGIESELKSVPSVSLGSNDVSVFEMVRAYGTFLNKGTQTEPILVKHITDHDGNMIQEFKAEKKRSISEEIAWLMLYMFRGGMEEPGGTSRSLWEWDLWKKGNQIGGKTGTSSDYVDGWYMGITKDLVTGVWVGCDERSVHFRSSGTGEGAHTALPIFGKFMEKVYHDASTGYTYGPFPGPEVEITRDYKCPTPPPPVDTIATDSLQVDSLTIGDTIRVDEPALERPVERTPPTTMAPAVKPAEIEIEEDPKEERKRKREERREARRQKKEQQNN; from the coding sequence ATGTTTAAAGAAATTAAAAACAGGCCTCTTCGGTATACTGCCATTTTTCTATATTTCGTTATAATTTTCTTTTGCGCACTTGAGTTAAATTTTCTGGGGCTTTTCGGCTACTCGCCGACCATCAGAGATATTAAAGCTCCCAATATGAGAATCGCCTCTGAGCTCTATACAGCGGATGGTAAGCTTATTGGCCGCTACTATAAAGAAAACCGCACACCGGTAGAGTTCAACCAGATAACCAAATCGACCGTGAATGCACTCGTCGCGACAGAAGACGCACGCTTCTTCAGCCACTCGGGAATTGATATCAGATCGTTATTATCAAGCGCGTTATCTACTGTCTCAGGCGATAAAAGGGGAGCGAGTACTATTACTCAGCAACTCGCAAAAAATCTTTACAGAACGCGAAATAACAAACAACAGGGCCTTATAAAATACATCCCAGGGGTAAGAACAATAGTGTATAAGCTGAAAGAATGGCTTACTGCACTGAAACTGGAAGGACAATACTCAAAAGAAGACATCCTCCTTATGTATCTCAATACCGTCCCATTCGGGAATAACACCTTTGGTATCAAGACTGCCGCAAAAAAATATTTCAATAAGGAGACGGATAAACTGGAAGTAGAACAATCTGCCTTATTGGTGGGAATGCTCAAGGCAACCACCACATACGATCCTCAAAACAATCCGGAAAGAGCACTCGAAAGGAGAAATGTAGTTCTTTCGCAGATGGAGAAATACAAATATATTTCGCCCGAAGAATATAATAAATATAGCCGCCGCCCTATCGAAATCCATATCGGTGATGTTACAGAAGAGGACCGCGGCGACTCTTACCTTCGTTCTGCAGTAGCACGTTATCTTGATAAATGGTGTGACGAAAATGGATATGACTTGTATGAATCGGGATTGAAGATCTATACTACAATCGATTCTAAGTTACAGAAATATGCAGAAGAGGCGGTTGCAGATCACATGAAAATCTTGCAGAAAAGGCTGAATAATGCATGGGGCAATGAAAATCCCTGGAGGAATTCGGACGGAAAGGAAATTGAGGATTTTCCGCAAAAGGCAGCGCAACGCCTTCCCGTATATAACTTGCTGAAGAAGAAATATAATAATAATCAGGACTCCATCGATTATTATTTGAACAAGCCCAAAAAGATGAAGATCTTTAGTTGGAACGGCGACAAAACTGTTGAATATTCAACCATAGATTCAATAAAATACTATGCCAAGATCCTTAATACCGGGATGATGACATTGGATCCCTTTAACGGACATATTAAAGTCTGGATCGGCGGAATTGATTTCAACCATTTTAAATACGATCACGTTAATCAGGCGAAGCGTCAGGCCGGCTCGACCTTCAAACCATTTGCTTATCTCGCGGCACTGGAAAGCGGAATGAGTCCCTGTGATAAATTTATAGATAAGCCTGTAAAAATCCCTTACGTAGAAGACGATTCTACTAAATATTGGGAGCCTAAAAATTCGGATTACAGCTTTTCCGGACGGGAAATGAGCCTTCGCTGGGCGATGGGTAAGTCTGTCAACTCAATTACTGCTCAGATTACAGAAAAAGTAGGATGGGACAATGTGGTGAAATATGCTCACGAATGTGGAATTGAGAGTGAATTAAAGTCGGTTCCTTCTGTAAGCCTCGGATCAAATGATGTGTCAGTATTCGAGATGGTGAGGGCATACGGTACCTTCCTGAATAAAGGAACGCAAACCGAGCCTATTCTTGTAAAACACATAACTGATCATGATGGCAATATGATACAGGAGTTTAAGGCCGAAAAAAAGCGAAGCATCAGCGAAGAGATTGCCTGGCTTATGCTCTATATGTTCAGAGGCGGCATGGAAGAGCCTGGAGGCACTTCGCGCTCGCTGTGGGAATGGGATCTATGGAAGAAAGGCAACCAAATTGGCGGTAAAACGGGAACTTCGTCTGATTATGTGGATGGCTGGTATATGGGTATTACGAAAGACCTGGTGACGGGAGTATGGGTAGGCTGCGACGAAAGAAGTGTTCACTTCAGATCATCGGGTACAGGAGAAGGAGCCCATACGGCATTACCCATTTTTGGTAAGTTCATGGAAAAAGTATACCACGACGCTTCAACAGGCTATACTTACGGACCATTCCCCGGTCCTGAGGTGGAAATCACGCGCGATTACAAATGTCCAACCCCTCCTCCTCCGGTGGATACAATTGCGACAGACAGTTTGCAGGTCGATTCGCTGACCATAGGTGATACTATCAGGGTTGATGAACCAGCGTTAGAGCGTCCTGTAGAGAGAACACCGCCAACTACCATGGCACCGGCTGTGAAACCGGCTGAAATTGAAATTGAAGAAGACCCCAAAGAGGAGCGTAAAAGAAAAAGGGAGGAACGACGGGAGGCCAGACGACAAAAGAAAGAACAGCAAAACAATTAA